In Harpia harpyja isolate bHarHar1 chromosome 8, bHarHar1 primary haplotype, whole genome shotgun sequence, a genomic segment contains:
- the MPZL1 gene encoding myelin protein zero-like protein 1 isoform X3, with amino-acid sequence MGARGGGGRKMAAAGGTAGRSAAAAPARLPCSAWLLAAAALIAVKVSAVEVNTPEEIFVENGTDAKLPCTFTSVEVISSAASVSWSFQPEGAATRISFFYYFNGKPYPGKDIPFKDRITWAGDLNKKDASISISNMQFRDNGTYICDVKNPPDIVVKPGEIRVRVVEKDSLPAFPIAMVAGIVIGTVTGLSPLISIVVCLVIRKNNSKKRYSGAQSFTRS; translated from the exons ATGGGGGCGCGGGGTGGTGGCGGTAGGAAGATGGCAGCGGCCGGAGGCACCGCGGGGCGCTCGGCGGCCGCCGCTCCCGCGCGGCTCCCCTGCTCGGCGTGGCTgctggccgccgccgccctgaTCGCCg TCAAAGTATCAGCAGTAGAGGTCAACACACCGGAGGAGATATTTGTGGAGAATGGGACAGACGCAAAGCTTCCATGCACATTTACCTCTGTGGAAGTGATCAGCAGCGCAGCATCTGTTTCTTGGAGTTTTCAACCAGAGGGAGCCGCAACTCGTATCTCA TTTTTCTATTACTTTAATGGAAAGCCATACCCTGGAAAGGACATACCATTTAAAGACAGGATCACTTGGGCTGGAGATCTTAACAAGAAAGATGCTTCTATCAGTATATCAAACATGCAGTTCCGGGACAACGGCACTTACATTTGCGATGTCAAGAACCCACCTGACATTGTTGTCAAACCAGGAGAAATCCGAGTTAGAGTTGTGGAGAAAG acAGCCTGCCTGCGTTCCCCATTGCCATGGTGGCAGGGATAGTCATCGGTACGGTTACAGGTCTCTCACCGCTCATCTCTATTGTCGTGTGTCTTGTCATCAGAAAGAACAACTCTAAAAAACGATACTCTGG